In Thermoanaerobaculia bacterium, the genomic window GCGGGCGGCGCTCTGCGCGATTCCGGCCGCGTCCATCTTCACGGCCTCGAGGCACACCTTCCAGCGGTCGCGGTCGAGTCGCACCGATCGCAGGTCGAAGCTCCCGGGCCGGCTCTCGGGAAGGAACGCGGCGCCGAAGTCCTCGACCCAGACGCTCTCTCCCTTTCCGGCCTCGGCAATCTGCCGCCGGATCGCCGCGACGCCCTCGAGAGCGGTCGCGTCCCCGGGACGCGGCTTTTCGGGGGAGAGCGCTTCCAGGATCTGTTCCGCGGCGGACGTATCCACGCGGACGGTGACGCGCGGCGGCGGAGGGGCGGGCGAGTCGTACGGCGCGTTTCCGAAGGCGGGTCCCGCGGCGAGCGCCGGAAGCGAGGCGGAGAGAAGGAGGAGGGTCGCGGCCGTCTTCATCCCAGGATCGCTTCCGCGACGGCCGGGACGTCCGCGAAGTCGGCGAAGAGGTGGTCGGGATTCTCGCGGGCGAGGCGGTCCGCCGGAGTCAGCCCGGACGCGACCGCGACCGATTTGACGCCGATGGCCCGCCCGCAGGCGACGTCGTGGATCGAATCGCCCACGACGACGACCCGCTTGCCGAGGAAGTCGCGTCCGGTGAGGGCGCGGGCCCGCGCGATCGCGATCGCGGGAAGCTCGTACCGGTCGGCATGATCGCTTCCGAACGCCCCGAACGGGAAATAGCGGTTGAAGTCGACCGGCGCGAGCTTCGCCCGCGCGCCCCGCTCGTGGTTGCCGGTCAGGAGGGCGAGCGTGACGTCGGGGCGGCCGGCGAGCGCCGCCAGGAGCTCCGCGGCTCCCTTCTTGGCGACGACGGCGTCGGGTCCGATCCGGGCTTCGAGCGCTTCCAGATAGAACTCGATCACCCGGGAAACGTTCGCGCCATCGCACGCCGGATCGCTCCTCGCCGCGAGGAGTTCGCGCACGATCTGCGGGTCGGTTTTCCCCGAAAAGTCGTATCCCTCGAACGTCATGTCCGGGACGCCGGTCTTCTCGAACGCCTCCCGCAGCGCGTCGCGGGACGCGCGTCCGGCGGAGAGGAGAGTGCCGTCGATGTCGAAGAGGATGAGGGACGTGGGAGGCATGGAGACGATGATAAGCCAGGCGCCGAGTTGAAGCGGCGGAGCCGCTTGACTCGGGCGCTCAGTCGCTTCGAGCCGAACGCGTCGCCGGACACGGGCGCCACTCGCTCGGAGGAGAAAGCGCCGAGCGACCGGACTGGGCGCGCCCCGGCCGTTCCGTCACCCCGCGTCGCGCAGGACGCGGAATCCATAGTCGGAGTAGCGATACTCGGGGGGGAGGCTGGTTCGGGCCGAGGGAGCCGACCAGCGGACCTGATGGCGCCAGGAGCCTCCGCGGCTCGCGCGGCGGGGCGGAAGGTCGGGACGCTCGCTCTCGCGCCAGTCCAGACACCATTCATGCACGATCGTGCCCATGTCGAGGAGCCCGAATCCGTTCGGCGTTCCACGGCCGACGTCCCATGGCGCCGCGATCGGACCGTTCGGGATCTCTCCTTCCGGGATCGCGCTGCCCCACGCGGTGAGCGGTGCCTCGAGGCCTCCGCAGGCGGCGAATTCCCATTCTCTTTCCGTCGGGAGACGCCAGCGTCCTCCGAACGCCTCGGAGAGCCACGCGCAATAGGCGACCGCGTCGTTCCAGGTAATGCCGACCACGGGCTGCCGGGGCGAATGGAAAGCCGGATCGTTCCACCACGGGGGCTCGAACACGCGCCCGGCGGCAAGACATGGCGCGTACTGCAAGTTGGTCACCGGCGTGCTCCCCAGGAGAAAGGGGCCGACGGTTTGCCCGTCGAACATTCCCGCCGGGATCGGGACGACGCCGGGAGCCCGGGCCGGAGACCGCCTTTCGTCGCCGAGAGACGCCGGCGCGACTTCGTTCATCGGACGATCCTAATCCCGCCGGGCAGGGCCGCGCGGTTCCAGCCAAGCGCGGCGCGCAGCCGACGGTCTACACGCGGACGTCGCGCCTGGAAAAAACGATGAACGCAATGACCAGGGCGGCGGCGCCCCAGAGGGCCAGATTCACGACCGAAAAGCCGAGCGTCATCCCCGCAATCGGGGGGGGCGTGCCGGAGTAGTAGTCGGGAAGCGGGAGATTCGTCGGGAAGAGGTACTTCGCGAAATCCCAGCCGGTCGCGAACCTCGGAAGGATGGTCCCGGCGATCAGCAGGGAAAGCATCGTGCCCATCGCGGCCGCCGTCGTCCGGAAGAGAATCGAGAGGAGGAGCGAGATCGCCCCCACCACGACCGCGGCGAACCACCCCAGACCGTAGACCCGGAGCGCATCCTGCCAGAGCGGAACCTGCCGCACCGCGGAGACGTCGAGGCCCGAGGGCGACGGGCGGAATCCGGTCAGGGTGGGCGCGCCCCAGCCCCGGAAGCCGAAGGCGATCCCCCCGAAGAGATACGACACGAGAGCGGCGAGCGCGACGGTCAGCGTGACGCACGCGAACAGCGCGATCGTCTTGGACGCCAGAACCCGCTCGCGCCGGACCGGCCGGGTGAGCAGGAGCTTGATCGTGCCCTCCGCGAGCTCGGAGGAGACGAGGTCGGAGGCGAAGAGTGTCACGAGCAGGGGAAGGAGGAGAAACGACGCGGCCACGATGAAGTGCCGGGAAAAGAAGGGCCCGGTCAGGGCGTTCGGGTCGAATCCGTGGTCGAGCGAGTACTGGAGGCGGGTCGTCTCGAACGTCATCCACCGCCGGTAGGAATCGGGGAGCTGCCGGCTCCGGAGCTGGTTCTGCATCTCGACGATGCGCCGCTGGGTTTCGGCGCGCCAGTCCCGCGCGCCGTGACGCGCCTCGTCGCGCTTCCGCGAACGCCAGTTGCCGTAGACGAAAACCGCCGTCAGACACACGAGGATGAGAACGACGACGCGGAAACGCTTCCGGCGGAAGATCTTCAGCATCTCGTTCTCGGCGAGGACGCGGATCACACCGTCTCCCCGTGCGTGAGCTCGAGGAAGAGATCTTCCAGAGCGGGGCGCTCCCGGGTGACCTCGAAGACCGGGATGCCCTCGGCCGCCAGCGTCGTCAGCGCGCGCGGGACTTCGTCCTCGGCGACGTCGGCCAGGACGAACGCGTCTCCCTCGATCTCGGGCTCCTCCGCGGCGTGCCGCCGGAGGGCCGCGCGAGCGGCCTTCGGAATGGACGTGCGGAACCGGACGCGCGCCCTCGAGGCGAGGAGACGCTCGACCGAGTCGAGCGCGAGGATCCTTCCGCGGTGCAGGATCGCGACCCGGTCGCACGTCTGCTCGACCTCGGAGAGCAGATGGCTGGAGAGGAAGATCGCGAGACCCCTCTCGCCGGCGAGCGCCCGCAGGAGCTCCCGGATCTCGCGAATCCCGGCAGGGTCGAGCCCGTTGGCAGGCTCGTCCAGGATGAGGACGCGCGGCTCGCCGAGGAGAGCCTGCGCGAGCCCGAGCCGCTGCCGCATCCCGAGGGAGTAGGTCGAGACGCGGTCGTCGAGCCGGCCTTCGAGAGAGACGAGCGCGCCGAGCTCCGGAATGCGCCGGGCGGCATCGCGCCCGATCATGCGGGCGAAGAGGTCCAGGTTCTCGCGGCCGGAGAGCTCGCCGTAGAGGTCGGGGGACTCGACGATCGCGCCGACGTGCCGCATGGCGTTCTCGAAGTCGCGGCGCACGTCGAAGCCGGCGATCTCGACGCTCCCCGCGTCCGGGCGGATCAGGCCCGTGAGCATTCGGATCGTCGTCGTCTTGCCGGCGCCGTTCGGCCCGAGGAAGCCGAGGATCTCCCCGCCGTCGAGCGTGAACGAAACGTCGGAGACGACCTCGCGGCCGCCGAGACGCTTCGTGAGATTCCGCGCGGCGAGGACGGTCACCGGGGTATCTTAATCGCCGCATGAGCCGCGAACCGCGACCGCCTTCCCGCCGAATCTTCTGGCGGACGGGTCCGCTCGTCGCCTCGATTCCCGTCGCGGCCCTCCTGGCCTGGGGGTTTGCGGCGGCGCTCGCCCCGCCGCGCGGAGCCGCGGTTCCGGCCGCCTCCTCCCCGGCCCCGCCCCCGCGGCGAGCGGGCGAGTACCTGCTGCTCGCCCTCGGCGATTCGTTGACGCGCGGAACCGGCGCCGCCCCGGGGTCCGGTTACGTCGACGACGCCGCCCGGGAGCTCCGGGCGAAGAATCCGGGTTTCCGGATCGAGAACCTCGCGATCGAGGGGCTCGAATCGACGGGCCTGCGCGAAGTCCTCGCCCACCCGGAGCCCCGGCGCCTCGCGGCGGCCGCCGATGCGATCTTCGTCTCGATCGGCGGGAACGACCTCTCTCACGCGGTCGGCCGGGCGGGTTCCGAGCCGCCGCTCGAGGTCCTGGGGCGGGCGCGGCGGACGTTCGAATCGAACCTCGACGCGATCCTCGGAGAACTGCGCTCGGCGAATCCCCGGGGGCGGATCCTCCTCCTCCTCCTGTACAACCCGTTCGGCGAAGCGGAGCTCGGCGCCGCCGGGTCGCCGATGATCGTGGACTGGAACGCGGCGGCGGAAAAGATCGCGCTCGCCCACGGGGTGAGGACGGTCCCCACGTTCGATCTCTTCGAGGAGCATCCGGAACGACTCTCCCGGGACCACTTCCACCCGAACGAAGAGGGATATCGGCTGATCGCGGGCCGGGTCAAAGAAGCCTTCTGAGAGTCGACGAGTCCCGAGTCGACAGTCCCGGATCCCGTTGCCCGACTCGCGACCCACAACTCGCGACTCGGGACGGATCCAGCCTACGGCTGTATCCGCAGGTGGGTGCCGCCGTAGATCTCGATCGCGGCTCCCGTGATCCCCGCCGCGTCGTCCGACGAGAGCCACAGGACCGCCGACGCGACGTCGCGGGGTCGGAGCTTCTGCGCGAGCGGGGACGTTCGCGGCGCCTCGTTCGGCTCGCGGCTGTCGGTCGTTCCGGGACACACGGCGTTGACGGTCACGTTGTGCTCGCGCAGCTCACGCGCGAGCGACTCGGTGAATCCGACGAGGCCGAACTTCGCGGCGCAATGCGCCGTCAGGTTCGCGTCGCCGTGCAGGCCGTGGATCGAGGAGACGTTGACGATCCGTCCCGACCGCCGCTCCACCATTCCGGGGACGATCGCGCGGCAGAGGTTGTATGCGGAGGTCAGGTTCGTCGCGATCACGCGTTCCCATTCCTCCGGGGAGAGATCGAGGAACCGCTTCCAGAGGAACATCCCCGCGTTGTTGACGAGGATCTCGACGGGGCCGCGCTCGGAGACGCACGCGTCGACGGCCGCGTCGACGGCGGCGCGGTCGGCGACGTCGGCCGGACGGGACCGGATCTCGCCGGCGAGGTCCGACCCTGCCCGCTCGAGCGAGTGGAGATCCTCCGGAGTGCGGGCCAGGACCGAAACCCGGGCGCCTTCGGCCGCGAACGCGAGCGCGATCGCCCGTCCGATTCCGCGGCTGCCGGTGACCAGCGCGTGCTTCCCGGAGAAGCGGCGCTCGTTTCGCCGCGGCCCGTGCCCGGAGTTCATTTCCCCCTCCCCGCGCCCCGGCCGGAGGGCCCCGCCAGTTCCTCGAACAGGGCCGGGAGGAACACCTCGTTCGCGCGCGGACCCGCGAATCGCGGACCGGCGGCGATCGCGACGTTCTGCTCTCCGGGGAGCGGCTCGTCCTCCTTCACGCCGACGACCCGAAGCGGGAAAATCTTCCGGTCCGGCTGAGCGATCGAAACGTGGGCCTTTCCGGCCTCGCACCGGATCGACACCGACAGACCGGCGTCGAGGACGAGGATCGTGGCTCCCGGGCGGCGGATCAGGTTCGCCTCCGTGCGCGAACCGCTCGCCACGGCGGCCGCCATGCGCCGCGGCGACAGAGCGCGGATCTCCGAGAACGCCAGGAGCGCGGCGCGGGGAGTTCCTTCGGGGTCGCAGGTCAGGAGCGGGATCGCGAGCTTCCGCCGGGCCCGAAACCCGTCTTCCCCGAGGAGCCGGACGAGCTCGGGGGACAGCTTCGTCGATTCGGGCACGGAAAAATCTTAGCACGCGGATTTTCCCGCGGACCGGCCGTACAATCGGTGCATGAAGCGCCTCCGACGATTCCTCCCTCTCCTCCTCCTCCTCCTCGCCTCCCCGCTTTCCGCCGCCAACGATCCGCGCGCCGAGAAGATCGGCCGCGCGATGATCGACGCGATGGGCGGGAACGCCGCGTGGGAGCACGCCCGCTGGTTCCGTTTCGATTTCACCGTCGTGCGCGACGGGAAGAAGGTCGCGTCGTTCTCTCACTGGTGGGACCGATGGACCGGCCGGTACCGCGTCGAGGGCGAGGACGCCGGGGGAGTTCCGTGGAAGGCGTACATCAACGTGAACACGAAGGACGGAGACTACTGGGTCAACGGAGCGAAGACCGAGGGAGACACTCGCGCGAAAGGGCTCGAACGCGCGTACGGGCGCTTCATCAACGACTCGTACTGGCTGCTCGCGCCGTGGAAGATCTTCGATCCCGGAGTGACCCTCGACTACGTCGGCGAGGTCGCGGGGACCGCGGGGAACCCGTGCGACGAAATCCGGCTGTCCTTCTCGGGAGTCGGACTGACCCCCAAAGACGTCTACTGGATGGACGTCGACCGGTCGACCCATCGTCTCGACCGCTGGAAGTTCGTGTTGAACGGAGGGAACGATCCGCCGACGGCGGTGGCATGGAAGGACTGGCGCAAGCTCGGCGGCATCGAGCTGTCGCTGTCCAAACCGTTCGTCGACAAGCCGGCGGAGATTCGTTTCGAGAACGTGCAGGTCTCGGAGAACGTCGATGAAGGGGCGCTGACTCCTCCCCGCTGACGACGCTTCGGCGTTCGGTTCCGTAGACATTCAGGGCACGTCGATTGCAGCGCCCCGGAGGCGGACAATGCAGGAATCGGGTTTCCGCGCGGCGCGATTTCATCTGAAGGATGGAAGACCTCTCGTCTTTCACTCGATACCGGATTCGGTATTGCGCCGCCGCGCTGGCGAAATC contains:
- a CDS encoding ABC transporter ATP-binding protein, with amino-acid sequence MTVLAARNLTKRLGGREVVSDVSFTLDGGEILGFLGPNGAGKTTTIRMLTGLIRPDAGSVEIAGFDVRRDFENAMRHVGAIVESPDLYGELSGRENLDLFARMIGRDAARRIPELGALVSLEGRLDDRVSTYSLGMRQRLGLAQALLGEPRVLILDEPANGLDPAGIREIRELLRALAGERGLAIFLSSHLLSEVEQTCDRVAILHRGRILALDSVERLLASRARVRFRTSIPKAARAALRRHAAEEPEIEGDAFVLADVAEDEVPRALTTLAAEGIPVFEVTRERPALEDLFLELTHGETV
- a CDS encoding ABC transporter permease; the encoded protein is MIRVLAENEMLKIFRRKRFRVVVLILVCLTAVFVYGNWRSRKRDEARHGARDWRAETQRRIVEMQNQLRSRQLPDSYRRWMTFETTRLQYSLDHGFDPNALTGPFFSRHFIVAASFLLLPLLVTLFASDLVSSELAEGTIKLLLTRPVRRERVLASKTIALFACVTLTVALAALVSYLFGGIAFGFRGWGAPTLTGFRPSPSGLDVSAVRQVPLWQDALRVYGLGWFAAVVVGAISLLLSILFRTTAAAMGTMLSLLIAGTILPRFATGWDFAKYLFPTNLPLPDYYSGTPPPIAGMTLGFSVVNLALWGAAALVIAFIVFSRRDVRV
- a CDS encoding GDSL-type esterase/lipase family protein translates to MSREPRPPSRRIFWRTGPLVASIPVAALLAWGFAAALAPPRGAAVPAASSPAPPPRRAGEYLLLALGDSLTRGTGAAPGSGYVDDAARELRAKNPGFRIENLAIEGLESTGLREVLAHPEPRRLAAAADAIFVSIGGNDLSHAVGRAGSEPPLEVLGRARRTFESNLDAILGELRSANPRGRILLLLLYNPFGEAELGAAGSPMIVDWNAAAEKIALAHGVRTVPTFDLFEEHPERLSRDHFHPNEEGYRLIAGRVKEAF
- a CDS encoding SUMF1/EgtB/PvdO family nonheme iron enzyme; the encoded protein is MNEVAPASLGDERRSPARAPGVVPIPAGMFDGQTVGPFLLGSTPVTNLQYAPCLAAGRVFEPPWWNDPAFHSPRQPVVGITWNDAVAYCAWLSEAFGGRWRLPTEREWEFAACGGLEAPLTAWGSAIPEGEIPNGPIAAPWDVGRGTPNGFGLLDMGTIVHEWCLDWRESERPDLPPRRASRGGSWRHQVRWSAPSARTSLPPEYRYSDYGFRVLRDAG
- a CDS encoding SDR family NAD(P)-dependent oxidoreductase translates to MNSGHGPRRNERRFSGKHALVTGSRGIGRAIALAFAAEGARVSVLARTPEDLHSLERAGSDLAGEIRSRPADVADRAAVDAAVDACVSERGPVEILVNNAGMFLWKRFLDLSPEEWERVIATNLTSAYNLCRAIVPGMVERRSGRIVNVSSIHGLHGDANLTAHCAAKFGLVGFTESLARELREHNVTVNAVCPGTTDSREPNEAPRTSPLAQKLRPRDVASAVLWLSSDDAAGITGAAIEIYGGTHLRIQP
- a CDS encoding HAD hydrolase-like protein is translated as MPPTSLILFDIDGTLLSAGRASRDALREAFEKTGVPDMTFEGYDFSGKTDPQIVRELLAARSDPACDGANVSRVIEFYLEALEARIGPDAVVAKKGAAELLAALAGRPDVTLALLTGNHERGARAKLAPVDFNRYFPFGAFGSDHADRYELPAIAIARARALTGRDFLGKRVVVVGDSIHDVACGRAIGVKSVAVASGLTPADRLARENPDHLFADFADVPAVAEAILG